The genomic DNA GAAAAACATTACGATTAGATAAAGAGGTTGAGTTTGAGTATCTGGAAAGACCCGACACTGAGATTTCGGAGATGTTTGAGAAAGTTTGCAGTTCAACACCAACTCGAAGATCGAGGGTTGAGTTACAATGGATTTTGCGTTTCCCTTGGTTGGTATCATCTCCTCTAGGTGATAGGATTGGCAGGAAATATTACTTCTCGTCCAATCCTCAACGGTTCAGCCAATCAATTGTTAAAGTATATAAAAGTGATTTGTTGATAGGTTTTTTATTTTTTAACCTTACTGATGTTAAACTTTCTGTTCCCTACTGCTTATTCAAGGATGAGGACTCTGATCTAATGGCAAGGATAATAATGCTACATGCCTTTAAATATAGAGCCTCGATGGTTACCATTTACCAGTCGGATCTTATAAAAGAAATCAAACAAAAATTCTTATTTAATCTTTTCTCAAGAAAACGTACCCAAATCTACTTTGCAACAAAAGAAATAGTAAGCACGCTTACAGGTAAATTCAAAACCTTTAACGATGGGGATGGCGATTGTGCCTTTATTTAACTATTCAGATTTTCTTGTAACAACAAAAAAAATTAGCACAGAGGAAAAAAGAGTTAGAACACAGATATAAACAGAGGGAAAATGACTTTTAAGTCATTTTTGAAATATCTTCTCTTTGCGAACTTGGCGCAATTTCTTTGCTGTCTTTGCGTGAACTTTAAATTGCATAGCAACCGCCGAAGGCGCGTTTACTCCATCAAACTTTCAAAATCGATTTCTGACATTTGCTCCGATTCGGAGACACTTCCCCTTTCGCACTTAAGCGTTCTTGCAGGGTACTTTTTTAGCAAAGCATAATTATGAGTTGCCATTATTACCGCCCTTCCTGTTGCAGGGATATCATGAAGCAAGCGCATAATCTCTTCCGAGGTTTCAGGGTCGAGGTTGCCGGTAGGCTCATCGGCAAGGATAATCTCAGGATCGTTTAGCAATGCTCTGGCTATTACCACCCTTTGCTGCTCACCGCCCGATAGCTGATGCGGCATCTTATGCTCCTTATTCTGTAATCCAACCTTCTCAAGAACATCCTTAATACGCTGCTCAATCTCGGCTTTATTCTTCCACCCCGTAGCACGAAGCACAAAAAGAAGATTATCATGCACCGAACGATCCGTTAGCAGTTGAAAATCCTGGAAAACTGTGCCAATCTTCCTTCGTAGGTATGGTACTTGTTTACGTTTTAATTTACGAAGATCAAACTCCGATACACGAACCTCACCCTCCTTAAGTTCAATCTCAGCGGTAATTGTTTTAATTACGCTGGTTTTCCCACTTCCTACCTTGCCTATTAAATAGACAAATTCCCCCTTCTCAACCGAAAAATTTACCTCCGAGAGTATAAGTTGCCCCTCTTGGTATAACGAGGCATTAGCGAATTCTATAATCGTATCAAGAGCCATGCTTTTACCTTTTACTAATTTGCTATAAAGATAGGGGCATTTTTTTGTTGAATAATCTATAAAAGGGAGAAAAGGATTTTTAATTATTAACAGATTTATTCCATCTGTGTTTTCTAAGATATGGCAGGATTATTATGATGTTTAATAAAAATAATTAAGGCTAAGTGGCTCGTAACAGATACATTTTTAATATAATTTCAAAAAAGCACCTCGCACAATTTTTTTATTCAGGATTATTTTGTATAAATTTAGGTTGGTAAATTTTAACAATTTATCTAATTCAAGTCGTTTTTTATTTATTTTAATAATGGTTAAGACAATACATAATAATCAAACTTAATTATTTCAATCAATGAATAAACAAAGAAAAGTTACGTATTATACAGTATGTACAAAGGAAATTGAATCTGGTGAAATTAAGCCCTTTTTGGATATTGTTAATCTTTTTAACTATGTGAAAGAGTTACCAATAGAAGAAAGATTGTTCGAATTTGGACGGGATAGTAAGTCTTGCTATTTAGGTGCTTTTTCAAAACATCAAGATATATATTCTGGTTTTATTAAGAGTGCGAAGCATAGTTATCGACCTCCTTTAATGAATAGAAGTACTGGTGATGAGAGGGATAATCCGAAAACTTTAAGTGAAGGTGATAGAGAAACTACTCATTTTGCAATTAAAGAAAGTGGTGGAGAGATTCATCTTATACTTGAACGGAATTTTGTTGGTATTACAATAAACCAGTTCTTATTATATCTTAAAAAATATAATGAAATAAGAATAAAAGATGAAACAGATGAACGACCTAGTTATAATTTATTACATTATACAGATGCAAGATCTGATTTTTTTACTGCCTTAAATACAATGAATAGAGCTGTTGTCGCTGATGTTGTAATTGATCGCCAATTACTTGGTAGTAGTTCATTAAGATTTTCTGATAGAATTTTTCCTGTAAAGCAAGAAATGACTCTTACAATTAAGGCGGAAAGATCTGAAAGTATCAAAGAAACATTAATTGATTTATGGAATGTTTTTAATAGAGGTAGCGATATTCACAAAATTAGAATTTATGGCACAGATCAGGATGATAATGACACTAAGATAGATACAAGTTTTGTTGAAAAAATTGATTATATTAGTGCCAATGTAGATTCTGATACAGGTGTTTTAAATTCTACAGAGTTGTTAAGAGAATTAAGGAAATTAGCTCAATCATTATAATTTATGGAACATATTCTGGTATTAATTGATTACTTTAGATTGCAAAAGATTAAAATAATAGTTTATAATATTTTAATTCCTGCATTATTGGCATCAAGCACACTCTTTTTTATCGATAAATCTTGGTTTTCAGATACTTTAATTAAAATAGAGTCAAATCTTATTCCATTATTAGGTGTTTTAATTGGATTTTCAATTACAGTTTTCACAATTCTTACAACTAGTTCTAATACAAATGTTGAAGGAATTAAAAGTCATAAAATTGGAAAAAAGATTGATGGGCAAAATGATGCAACCCTATATGATTTATTAGTTGTAAGCATTGGATACATTCTAATAAATGAAGTATTTCTTTTAATTTTCAACATAGCCTATCCATTTATTATTAATGATTCTCCGAAATCACATTCAGTTTTTTTTATAATTAATATTTTCTGGTTACTTCATATACTTCTTACAAATATTAGACTAACTCTGGATTTTTATTTTGTCATTTTAGGGAAAAAAACAGATAAGTAATTTTTAGATATTATAAAGGTTTGATTAAAAATATGCTGAATATCATTTGTGATATTGACAATAGTGCTAAAATGAACTAAAATAAATGGACTATAAGAGTAGAATTGAATTTTAAAGAGTGGTTCAATAAGGAGCGTATTTCCCCGTTTCTCAAAACCAAAAATCCAAAGGCGATTATATCTAGGTTCTACATTGACTAGCCAAACCTATCTACATCGGTTTGTTTTTGTCTCCTATTCCTGTCCAAATAATTTAAAAGAAACATATAGCAAACAACCGTTACCATAACCATACCAATTACTCAGCCAAAAACATCACCCCTCCACCCAATCCAAAAAATTCCTACATTTGTTTCCACGGAACAAAACGCAATCCATGACCATAAAGCTCACCCGCAAGCAGCGCATAATAATCCGAAGCTCCGATGATGCCTTCAAAGTAATGAAGGAGATTCTCCTGCGTGAGGGTTAAATCGACAACAGAAGGAGCACTTCTGGGTAATGGGTACTTCCCAGAACAACTGCGTAAGGTGAGTAGCGGTGATTTGCACGAGTTGTGGCTTAACAAAAGAAGAAGTAGAAAAGCTGAAGATATAGCAAAACTCAGCCCGCAAGGTGTACCTCAAATACTCCAACCAGTAAGATTTGCCGATAAAAAAGTTATTCCTATCTTCGTTTCGGCGTTAACGATATATAGACTTGACACTTCGAACCACTAGCTTTAATTTAGTATTTAACGTTAGTAAGCATTGTGTTGATAACGCATAAATACTAGACACAAGATAAATAGTTATGACTAAAAACATTTTTACTTATCTTACAATTATCGGGGTGTTTGTTTCACTCATTTGGGTTATTATAGATAAAGGAAATCAAATTGTTCGAACAGAGAACTCTGTACTTATTCAGAATATAGATAATAACGCTTTACCTAATAAGGCAAAACTAGTAGTTGTTGACTCTCAAGAGAGTATATTGCAACAATTATCAAATAATATTAAATATCCTATTAGTATTTTACTGCTGCAAGTAATAGTAATTCTAATTACATCAAAAATATTCGGGTTAATTACAAAAAAACTAGGTCAGCAAACGGTAATAGGCGAAATAATAGCAGGAATATTTCTTGGCCCATCATTATTGGGCTGGTTGTTCCCTAGTTTATCAGCCTTTATATTCCCGCATGACTCGTTTATATCACTTCAATTCTTAAGTCAAATAGGACTTGCTTTCTTTATGTTTGTTGTTGGAATGGAGTTGGACTTTGGTAAAATCAAGAATAAAGCTCATGATGCAATTCTTATTAGCCATGTAAGTATAATTTTCCCATTTTTCCTTGGCACATGCCTATCATATTTCATATATAAGGAATTAGCCCCTAGAAATGTTAACTTTATTTCTTTTGCTTTATTTATGGGAATTGCATTAAGCATAACTGCTTTTCCTGTTTTAGCCCGTATTCTTAAAGAGCGTGAATTAACCCGAAGCCCATTAGGGGTATTGGCTATTACTTGTGCTGCCGCTGATGATGTAACTGCATGGTGCATTCTTGCTGCTGTTGTTGCCATTGTCAAAGCAGGAAGTATTGTGAACGCCTTATTTACAATTGTATTAGCGATTTTTTACATTTTGATTATGCTTAAGGTGATTAAACCATGGTTGCAAAGAATTAGTGATAAGCGAATTAATGGTGTGGATATTAGTAAAACTATTATAGCAATCTCATTCTTTGTTCTTTTGCTTTCGGCATATTTTACTGAAATTATCGGAATTCATGCTCTATTTGGTTCGTTTATAGCCGGTGTTATTATGCCCAATAATATTAGATTTAAAGAGATATTAACGGATAAAATTGAAGATGTTAGCACTGTGCTGTTATTGCCAATATTTTTTGCATTTACAGGTCTGAGAACACAAATCGGGTTATTAAATGCAGTTCATTTATGGTCTTTATGCGGAATTATTATCTTAATAGCAGTAATCGGGAAATTAGGAGGTAGTACATTTACTGCCAGAATTGTTGGTCGTTCATGGAAAGATTCTCTTTCAATAGGTGCATTAATGAACACAAGGGGGCTGATGGAACTTGTTGTTTTAAATATTGGTTTCGATTTAGGGATTTTAAGTCCTGAAATATTTGCAATCATGGTGTTAATGGCACTCAGCACTACTTTTATGACAGGCCCCTTGCTCGACTTAATAAATTATTCTTTTAAAAAAGGCACTGTTTATGAATCTTCATAATAGTTGAAAAAATCAGAAGAATTCTAGTATTTTATTAGCAAAAATTTGCACCACTGTTTGCCTATGGTTGTAATCAAAAAGGAATTATCACGGTGTTCGGCATAAGATAGCCGTTACTAAGTGCTCTCATAAAATTGCTAGCTGAATAATCCTTGACTTAAAAAGATAATGTACTGATACACAGGAATAAAATGCTTGTAGGGGTTTGTTTTTATCATAGTGTAAAACAACCGTTTTAATTATCAAAAAATAGATTGCTTCTTTCAATTAATTCTTCGAATTGAAAAAATCTCAACAAGATAAAATTGTTTTCCATACATATATTGAAAATCAATATATTATAACATCATCTTGTTCGATTTACATTAAGTTTTTAATAGCTATTTATATAATGCCAAATATACTTCCTAACATATTAAAAGAAAACTATTATATTATTATTGGCAATAAATATTGTATAAATTTAGGTTGTTATGTTGTATCAATTATTTTGTGAGTTATGAAAATTGCAATAATGAAATAAAAAGTTGCAATAATATAGATTTAAATATCAATATAAAAAGGAGTGCTCTGTTCGCCAATACAAGTGTCTTTTTTGTAGATAAATACTTTAAGTCAAGTTTTTAGTGCATGTAGAAACAGCATAAAATCTAAAAATGTTGTACCATTAAATAAAAAGCAATATGATAGATAATAAGAATTGCGAAAGAACCGCAAAATGCCCAGTGTATTTAGGCATTTTAATATCAAATGGCATAATAATCCAAACTTACAGGAAATTATTTTGCGAGAGCGGGAGTGATGGTAAAAATATGTGTAGGCGCTATCAGGTTGCCAAAATTATGGGAGTTTGCCCCCAAAATATTTTACCAAATACTCATTTGACAGTTGATGAAATTGTTGAAAAAATGAAGGCTAAGGGGTTAAAACCTGTTTCGGATGGTGCAACTGTACAATTTGAAAAATAATATCTTGTTCTGTTCATAGGCTACTTATTTAAAACAGTAGAGCGAATTAAGGAAAGATCAAGTAAATGTTTCTAATCGCTATTATCAGCTATTTTGAAATAGTTTCAAAAAAAACGGAAACGATTTTATGGCAAAATCAGATCCGTTTTCAAAGTAGAAATAACAACTTTCAGTTACCTCAAATGTAATACGTTATATTTCATTTCTCTATATCAAATTAATCCTCTTTTAGGCCAGCTTTAATTACATTTGTAGTATCTAAGCCTTCTAATACGTGAATGTTTATACCATCTGAAAGGCCTGTCTTTATTCTAATCTTTTTGAATACCTGAGGGCTGGTTTCTATCTCAACAAATGCTGAATCTCCTACAAAATTAATAAGGCTTTCTTTTATTGTTAGCACGTTTTCAATTTTATCAAGAACAATATCAGCATTGGCACTGTATCCAGCTCTTATAAACTGGGTTGGTTTTAATTTCACATCGGCTTTAATTTCGAATTGAATAGCACCATTTTCTTCAACACCTTTTGGGGCAATATATTCTAGACTTGCATAGAAAATGTCGTTTTCAATTGCTCCTATTTTGAGCATTAATTCCATTCCCTGTTTAATTTTTCCAACCTCAGTTTCATCTACCTTTCCTTTAAAAATAATATCGTTCATATTGGCAATAGTAGCAATGGTTGTTCCATTGTTAAAGGTATTGCTTTCTATTACCGAATTGCCCTCCTCTACAGGTAAATCAAGCACCATTCCATCGGTTGTAGATCGTATTAAAGTGTTTGTAGTTGTTCCTGCTTTTTTAATTGCACCTTCTTTAATTAATTCAAGGTTGTTTTCTGCAGCTTCGCGTTCTTCCTTTATAATATTATACTCATTTTCGTTTTTTTGAAATTCAGCTTTAGCAACAACCCCTTTCTCAAAGAGTTCTTTTAACCTATTAAAAGCTAATTCGGCATCTTCTAATTTGATTTTTGCTTGTTTTAACCTCGATTCAGCATTATTCAGGTTAAGCATATCGGGAATTATTCGGATTTTAGCAATTAAATCGCCTTTTTTGACTTGTTTTCCAGGAACAACAAAAATGGTTTCGACAATTCCAGATACTTGCGGTTTTATTTCAATTTGTTTACGTGGAACAACAGAACCAGTTGCAACTGTCTTTTTTATGATATTGCCAATAAAGGCTTTCTCAGTCTTATAAATTTTTGGCTTCTTTTCAGATTTCTTATAAAGAAAAACAATGGTAGAAATAAATACTATAATAATTGTTGCTAGTAATAATATTCTAAGTACTCTCTTCATTTTTGTCTTTTTTTATGATAAGTTATTATTCTGGCTTCTAATTAATATTTGGTTTTCGAACTAAAAACTTCAAATTTTCTTATTCATTCCGCAACGCATCAATTGGTTTAATACTTATTGCACGTTTTGCAGGTATCATCCCTGCAAAAACTCCTGAAACAACAAGTATTGCAAGAGATAAAAGGGCAACATTTAGATCCACCTCGGGATGTTTGAACATTTCAACTTTCATCCCCGACGATTCCATTGAATAATTTACAATCTCAACAATACTAATACCTGCTACCAATCCAGTATATCCGGCTACTGCGGTTAAGATAACCGATTCCATTATTATTTGGCTGATAATTTTAACAGGAGTAGCTCCAATTGCCCTTTGAATTCCAATTTCTTTTGTTCTTTCATTTACAATAATCAGCATAATGTTGCTAACCCCTATTACTCCAGCCATTAGGGTTCCAATGCCAACTATCCACATCAAAGTTGCAATTCCTGCAAATAATCCACGCATACTATTGAATCGCTCCTCAAGGTTAAACCCTTCTACGGCCTGCATATCTTCTGGATGTATATGATGTCGCTCCCGAATCAGGCTACGACATTTTTTATCAACTAATGAAACAGGGATATTGGCTTTTGCCGTTACTGAAAAGTAATGAACCTCATCGCCAAAATTATATACTTTTTGTAGGGTTGTGAATGGGAGAAAGATAGTTTGCTCCTTTTCGCCAGCAAAAGCAATTTTATTCTTAGGCTCAAATACCCCTACAACCTGAAAATAAACACCTTTGATTCTGATATACTTTCCCAACGGTTCCTCATCCTTTTCGAAAAGAATCTCACAAACCCTTGTTCCAATTACACATACTTTTCGGTTCTCATCAATATCTTTATAGTTTACAAACCGCCCCTTAAGCAATTTGTTTGGATCAATAGTATTAATTTCAGGATAATCACCCTGTATAGTAAATGCTCCCGTTTTCAACCCTCTAGTTACGTTATTCTCCCCATCACCGTTTCCTCCTCCTTGCAAGCGTGGTGCTAGGATAGCAATTTCAGGGATACTCTCTTTGAGGGCTTTCATATCCTCATTGGTAAAGTTGTATCTCCTTCCACGCGGATAACCATCGTATGGCATTGATGTTCTTCCAGCCCAAATAAAGGCGCTATTGGTGGCATAATCTCCCATATCCTCAAATGCTGAGTTCTCAAGACCCTTGCCCGAGCCCAACATTACAATGAGCATGAATATACCCCAAAACACGCCAAAAGCAGTTAGGAAAGTACGCAACTTGTTACTTTTTAAAGCGGTATATATCTCCTGCCAACGATCGAGGTCAAACATGCGATTTTATGTATAGTAAGTTTATTCTTTGGTATTAAAAGTTACTCATCGCGTAATGCGATAATTGGTTTTATTTTTGCAGCCCTATTGGCAGGAACAAAACCTGCTAAAGCACCCGAAATAATCAAAAGTAGAGTTGCATAGAGTGCAACTGAAAAATTAGCTTGAGGATCTTTCATATATGGTACAGTTTCAAACACTGGTTTGAGTAATTCCAATAAACCAACCCCAAGCACCAGCCCAATATAGCCTGCAACACTGGTTATTAAAATGCTTTCCAAAAGAATTAAGGAGACTATTGAGCCTGGACTTGCACCTATGGCTTTTCTGATCCCAATCTCCTTGGTTCGCTCTTTTACAACAATCATCATAATATTGCTCACCCCTACAATTCCAGCAATAATAGTTCCAATACCTATAATCCAAACAAACATGCGAATTCCGGCAAATAGGTTCTGATATTTTTTAAATATCTTTAAGGTGTTGTTGACGTAGAGCGCTTTTTCATCCTCACTGTTGAAATTGTGACGTTTGGCAAAATCACGTTTTAGCTCAGCAATCATTAGTTCGCTTTCTTCCTCGTTTTTTGTAGATGTAAAAGTCAAACGGTGGATGGTATTCCCGCCATTAAACACTTTTTGTGCTGTGGAAATTGGAATATAAATTCGATTTCGGTCTCTTTCGTTCGGGTCAGTAAAAACGCCAACTACTTGAAATGGTATGCCATTTATTTTTATATACTTATCTATAGGGTTTTCTCTGTTCTTGAACAACGCTTCAACTATTTTTGTTCCTATGCAAGCAATTTTTCTAAATTTGATAATATCTACATCGTTTATAAACCGACCCTCAACCATTGAGGCATTTTCAATTTTCTGATTGTTTGGATGGCAGCTAACAATTTCAAATTTTCCGTATTCCTTTTTATAGGAAGTTGTACCGCTTCCGCTTGTATAATACCTTGATGAGATATATTCTATCCCAGCGATTTTTTGATTAACCTGATCGTAATCCTCGTTAGTAAAGTTGATGCTTCGGCCAACTGATAAACCGTTATGAGTCATGCTTGTTTGACCAGGGAAAATGGAAATACTATTTGCAGCATCGTTTTTAAATTCAGTTTCAACACCTTTTTGAAATCCGCTTCCAGTACCAAGTAAAACAATTAACATAAATATTCCCCAAGCAACACTAAATGCCGTTAGTGCTGTCCGAAGTCTATTTTTTTTAATGGTACTGATTATTTCTTGCCACTTATCCAAATCAAACATAACTCAAGCTATTTGAAAGATTTTCTGATATTACCTTTCTGTCCTCAATTGATTCAATCAATCCATCTTTCAGTCTGATTATCTTATTTGTCATTTCTGAAATATCCTTTTCATGGGTCACAATTAGTACGGTTACTCCAGAGTCATTTATCTCTTTAAATATTTTCATTACCTCAATTGAAGTTGCAGAATCCAGTGCCCCGGTTGGTTCATCCGCCAAAATAACTCTTGGTTTGGTTATCAATGCTCTGGCAATAGCAATTCGTTGTTTTTGTCCTCCTGATAATTCATTTGGAAGATGTTCCGCCCATTCCATCAACCCCATTTTCTCTATATATTCTAAGGCTATCATATTCCTTTTTTTTCGCCCTACATTTTGGTAATAAAGAGGCAGGGCAACATTTTCCATTGCATTTTTAAAAGAAATAAGGTTGAACGATTGGAATACAAAACCAATGTACTTGTTGCGTAGCATTGCTGCTTTTGTTTCGGACATATTACTAATCAACATATTGTCGAGATAGTATTTCCCCTCATCGTAATTATCCAGAATACCCAAAATGTTTAGTAATGTGGACTTCCCCGAACCAGAGGAGCCCATAATGGACACCAATTCGCCCTCGGCAATGTTTAAATCGAATCCTTTTAAAACATGCAATTTATTCAGGCCGGTTACATACGATTTGTGGATATTTTCAATTCGAATCATGGGTATTCAAAATGTTAAATAAAAATGCCTTTGATAAATATATTATTATCGAAAGGGATGAAAATACACTAAAAAGATGATATAACTATTCGTTCAGTTCAAGAATTACAACATTGCGATATTATATATTTTGAAAAACTTGTGTTTTGTGAAGTTTATTTTTTTAAATATCTAGTTGTGAAAATTAAAATAATTTCTAAAACATTGAATTTTAATATTTTATAAAAAATAAAATCAAACACAAGAATTCTTTATGTGTTTGATTTTGTATGGGCGTATATATTTTTATAATTTATCTATATTGCATTGTTTATATAAACTTCGTTTTCCCCACTCTTAAAATATGAAAAATCATATTTGCTAATTACCTCTAGAAAACTCTTCGAGGAATCTTTTTTATATCGTTCATGGAGTTCAATAATAATGCAACGTGTTTTAGGAATCCAATTCTCAAAATTGCTTTCAAATAGCTCCTTTTCAGCACCTTCAATATCAATTTTAAATATATCTATTATATTTAAATTGTTTTCTTTTATTATTTCATCGGGTGTAATTGATTTTACAGACCCTTTGATGTTTTTATTTTGAGAATTTTCTGTGGTTTC from Bacteroidales bacterium includes the following:
- a CDS encoding ABC transporter permease; translated protein: MFDLDKWQEIISTIKKNRLRTALTAFSVAWGIFMLIVLLGTGSGFQKGVETEFKNDAANSISIFPGQTSMTHNGLSVGRSINFTNEDYDQVNQKIAGIEYISSRYYTSGSGTTSYKKEYGKFEIVSCHPNNQKIENASMVEGRFINDVDIIKFRKIACIGTKIVEALFKNRENPIDKYIKINGIPFQVVGVFTDPNERDRNRIYIPISTAQKVFNGGNTIHRLTFTSTKNEEESELMIAELKRDFAKRHNFNSEDEKALYVNNTLKIFKKYQNLFAGIRMFVWIIGIGTIIAGIVGVSNIMMIVVKERTKEIGIRKAIGASPGSIVSLILLESILITSVAGYIGLVLGVGLLELLKPVFETVPYMKDPQANFSVALYATLLLIISGALAGFVPANRAAKIKPIIALRDE
- a CDS encoding efflux RND transporter periplasmic adaptor subunit; translation: MKRVLRILLLATIIIVFISTIVFLYKKSEKKPKIYKTEKAFIGNIIKKTVATGSVVPRKQIEIKPQVSGIVETIFVVPGKQVKKGDLIAKIRIIPDMLNLNNAESRLKQAKIKLEDAELAFNRLKELFEKGVVAKAEFQKNENEYNIIKEEREAAENNLELIKEGAIKKAGTTTNTLIRSTTDGMVLDLPVEEGNSVIESNTFNNGTTIATIANMNDIIFKGKVDETEVGKIKQGMELMLKIGAIENDIFYASLEYIAPKGVEENGAIQFEIKADVKLKPTQFIRAGYSANADIVLDKIENVLTIKESLINFVGDSAFVEIETSPQVFKKIRIKTGLSDGINIHVLEGLDTTNVIKAGLKED
- a CDS encoding GNAT family N-acetyltransferase → MIKIYRINTNDIQLYSQDPQLSEREHIPISRLRAMSYSVNPRANPNDTVLYLAYKDDTLIGYRTIMPDLIFVDGKEMKVAWLSGNWVHCDCRRQGIATLLLDEALKDWGSRLMYTNYALESKFVYDKSDKFEELLTKKGRRFYLRPCLYSLVPNKSPFFKRNSWMLKLADTFLRIFNPMPLYGKTLRLDKEVEFEYLERPDTEISEMFEKVCSSTPTRRSRVELQWILRFPWLVSSPLGDRIGRKYYFSSNPQRFSQSIVKVYKSDLLIGFLFFNLTDVKLSVPYCLFKDEDSDLMARIIMLHAFKYRASMVTIYQSDLIKEIKQKFLFNLFSRKRTQIYFATKEIVSTLTGKFKTFNDGDGDCAFI
- a CDS encoding ATP-binding cassette domain-containing protein, with the translated sequence MALDTIIEFANASLYQEGQLILSEVNFSVEKGEFVYLIGKVGSGKTSVIKTITAEIELKEGEVRVSEFDLRKLKRKQVPYLRRKIGTVFQDFQLLTDRSVHDNLLFVLRATGWKNKAEIEQRIKDVLEKVGLQNKEHKMPHQLSGGEQQRVVIARALLNDPEIILADEPTGNLDPETSEEIMRLLHDIPATGRAVIMATHNYALLKKYPARTLKCERGSVSESEQMSEIDFESLME
- a CDS encoding ABC transporter ATP-binding protein codes for the protein MIRIENIHKSYVTGLNKLHVLKGFDLNIAEGELVSIMGSSGSGKSTLLNILGILDNYDEGKYYLDNMLISNMSETKAAMLRNKYIGFVFQSFNLISFKNAMENVALPLYYQNVGRKKRNMIALEYIEKMGLMEWAEHLPNELSGGQKQRIAIARALITKPRVILADEPTGALDSATSIEVMKIFKEINDSGVTVLIVTHEKDISEMTNKIIRLKDGLIESIEDRKVISENLSNSLSYV
- a CDS encoding ABC transporter permease; this encodes MFDLDRWQEIYTALKSNKLRTFLTAFGVFWGIFMLIVMLGSGKGLENSAFEDMGDYATNSAFIWAGRTSMPYDGYPRGRRYNFTNEDMKALKESIPEIAILAPRLQGGGNGDGENNVTRGLKTGAFTIQGDYPEINTIDPNKLLKGRFVNYKDIDENRKVCVIGTRVCEILFEKDEEPLGKYIRIKGVYFQVVGVFEPKNKIAFAGEKEQTIFLPFTTLQKVYNFGDEVHYFSVTAKANIPVSLVDKKCRSLIRERHHIHPEDMQAVEGFNLEERFNSMRGLFAGIATLMWIVGIGTLMAGVIGVSNIMLIIVNERTKEIGIQRAIGATPVKIISQIIMESVILTAVAGYTGLVAGISIVEIVNYSMESSGMKVEMFKHPEVDLNVALLSLAILVVSGVFAGMIPAKRAISIKPIDALRNE
- a CDS encoding cation/H(+) antiporter codes for the protein MTKNIFTYLTIIGVFVSLIWVIIDKGNQIVRTENSVLIQNIDNNALPNKAKLVVVDSQESILQQLSNNIKYPISILLLQVIVILITSKIFGLITKKLGQQTVIGEIIAGIFLGPSLLGWLFPSLSAFIFPHDSFISLQFLSQIGLAFFMFVVGMELDFGKIKNKAHDAILISHVSIIFPFFLGTCLSYFIYKELAPRNVNFISFALFMGIALSITAFPVLARILKERELTRSPLGVLAITCAAADDVTAWCILAAVVAIVKAGSIVNALFTIVLAIFYILIMLKVIKPWLQRISDKRINGVDISKTIIAISFFVLLLSAYFTEIIGIHALFGSFIAGVIMPNNIRFKEILTDKIEDVSTVLLLPIFFAFTGLRTQIGLLNAVHLWSLCGIIILIAVIGKLGGSTFTARIVGRSWKDSLSIGALMNTRGLMELVVLNIGFDLGILSPEIFAIMVLMALSTTFMTGPLLDLINYSFKKGTVYESS